A single genomic interval of Nostoc commune NIES-4072 harbors:
- a CDS encoding LuxR C-terminal-related transcriptional regulator, giving the protein MIALTKTLIKTAKIVAETQKLDRIDLYESKRADFLQEVIEGLEDGILILSQTGEVIHANASARSLCCQFNQGNFNQNFVVPPVIWNLCESLFNSRDLFSDKLLILSDEIVLDKSNIFRIRVRLLDLEGFEVPCLLVTIENQYESVKNVALTEVKKFDLTPREAEIWFLYRSNYSYKEIATKLYITINTVKKHMKNIHTKRQANMSYD; this is encoded by the coding sequence ATGATCGCCCTAACAAAAACATTAATAAAAACAGCAAAAATAGTAGCTGAAACACAAAAACTAGATAGGATTGACTTATATGAATCGAAGCGAGCTGATTTTTTGCAAGAAGTAATTGAAGGCTTAGAAGATGGTATATTAATTCTAAGCCAAACTGGTGAAGTAATTCATGCTAATGCATCAGCTCGTAGCCTTTGCTGTCAATTTAATCAAGGTAACTTCAACCAAAATTTTGTTGTACCACCAGTCATCTGGAATCTTTGTGAATCATTATTCAATAGTCGGGATTTATTTTCTGATAAACTTTTAATTCTGTCGGATGAAATTGTACTTGATAAGTCTAATATTTTTCGGATTAGGGTGAGACTGCTAGATTTAGAGGGGTTTGAAGTGCCTTGCTTATTGGTGACTATAGAAAATCAATATGAATCTGTGAAAAATGTAGCACTCACTGAAGTTAAAAAATTTGACCTGACGCCACGAGAAGCTGAAATTTGGTTTCTCTATAGAAGTAACTACAGCTACAAAGAAATTGCTACTAAGCTTTACATCACCATAAATACCGTAAAGAAGCACATGAAAAATATTCACACCAAGCGCCAAGCAAACATGTCTTATGATTGA
- a CDS encoding DUF4168 domain-containing protein — protein MNKISDLFSRSSRKRILSQSFFFGAIATVGVISNAFSFSSKAYGQTPTPIVNNTQIDSYAKAVLAMEPARQNAFEEIKKLIGNGEIPQIVCNDSNSISGLPKKAQDIAVNYCNYAQKVVEEKGLRFEQFNKITIELQNNDVLKRQVYNTLLRLQKSPDSP, from the coding sequence ATGAATAAAATTTCTGATTTATTTTCTCGATCTAGCCGAAAGCGAATCCTTTCCCAATCATTCTTTTTCGGCGCGATCGCTACTGTGGGTGTAATTTCCAACGCTTTTTCCTTTAGTTCAAAAGCTTATGGTCAAACTCCAACACCAATAGTTAACAATACTCAAATCGATAGCTACGCTAAAGCCGTGCTAGCAATGGAGCCAGCGCGTCAAAATGCCTTTGAAGAAATTAAAAAACTTATTGGTAATGGAGAAATTCCCCAGATTGTTTGTAACGATTCTAACAGCATAAGTGGTCTTCCAAAGAAGGCTCAAGATATCGCAGTGAATTACTGTAACTACGCTCAGAAAGTTGTCGAAGAGAAGGGTTTGAGATTTGAGCAGTTCAACAAAATAACTATAGAGTTACAAAATAACGATGTCTTAAAACGGCAGGTTTACAATACTTTATTACGCCTGCAAAAAAGTCCTGATTCTCCATAG